The following proteins come from a genomic window of Gemmatimonadota bacterium:
- a CDS encoding copper resistance protein CopC, translated as MKGNRIFGALAFCGVVAVANVGAIRPMESTWHLALVKSVPEKDARVESVSEIRLVFSQVPQKKATSIRLLDGAGSVIPLGEVAADATDGKVQVATADAAVPAGTYTVAWRTMSADGHVVRGEYGFSVAAAR; from the coding sequence ATGAAAGGGAATCGGATCTTCGGCGCCCTCGCGTTCTGCGGAGTGGTCGCCGTAGCCAACGTGGGCGCCATTCGGCCCATGGAGTCCACCTGGCATCTGGCGCTGGTCAAGTCCGTTCCCGAGAAGGACGCCCGCGTCGAGTCCGTCTCGGAGATCCGCCTCGTCTTCAGCCAGGTTCCTCAGAAAAAGGCCACGTCGATTCGACTCCTGGATGGGGCGGGCAGCGTGATTCCGCTGGGGGAGGTGGCCGCCGACGCGACGGACGGCAAGGTGCAAGTGGCCACGGCCGACGCGGCGGTGCCCGCGGGTACCTACACGGTGGCCTGGCGCACCATGTCGGCGGACGGACACGTGGTGCGGGGAGAATACGGATTCAGCGTCGCCGCGGCGCGCTGA
- a CDS encoding TonB-dependent receptor, with the protein MSRTRTGVPWRVLLCGLGVAVLCPTGLTGQVPDTAATRDTTVYLIDPLRVTVERERSAPPPVAATVIAPERVRGTLARNPYQLLRRISSVDVHDQGQGPGFASNVVLRGFTSDHSSDVLLVVDGVPINLPAHGHVEGFADWNLLFPQAVSSMRLIHGGASPLYGDFALAGVVEVFTRADAEGTEASLETTSFGDVQGSALVGRRHEDGGFLVGGSVQREDGWRANMDYRLANALARGWRALGTGRLEGGLSLYGTTWNSPGFVTVPAYNAEDVRSAVDPSDGGDSRRIILHGRWSRPVGGARVMQATAWAQASDYSLYLHIPGHDHGGDAGTVLQSGEFDERVGGGGQVELGWTGARGDLVVGASGRAESVGYRHASTVQRAIALTETDLDATYRTAALYTRWRRTIAQRLGVDLGARVDRFTHTSRSNLDAAAALESSTRAIVSPKLGLRWAWTPQLTLKAGSSRGFRSPVGIIGDPAREPYIAWSHEVGAELRGDRFDAGMSLFRIDVSNERLLDPVTLEVTDSGGSTRQGIEAQVGWSLSEEVRLDLGVTLNDAHLHGGYVDPHEDHGHEEAPADGPNTGDDPVPGVSRYLMRAGAQLPLPWGLPMRMSWRLVGPHTPVGEPEVETRAYSLLDVGTEWEWRPGVTLEMELSNVADVRYVELRSSGFVTPGAPRSLSARVRVGTH; encoded by the coding sequence ATGAGCAGGACCCGAACCGGCGTGCCCTGGCGCGTGCTCCTGTGTGGCTTGGGAGTGGCGGTGCTCTGCCCGACCGGGCTCACGGGTCAGGTACCGGACACCGCCGCCACCCGAGACACGACCGTCTACCTGATCGATCCCCTCCGGGTGACCGTGGAAAGGGAGCGTTCCGCACCGCCTCCGGTGGCGGCGACGGTGATCGCTCCTGAGCGCGTGCGGGGCACGCTGGCCCGCAACCCCTATCAGTTGCTGCGTCGCATCTCCAGCGTGGATGTCCACGACCAGGGGCAGGGACCCGGGTTCGCTTCGAACGTCGTCCTCCGGGGGTTCACCTCGGATCACTCGTCCGACGTGTTGTTGGTCGTCGACGGGGTACCGATCAACCTGCCCGCGCATGGACACGTGGAGGGGTTTGCCGACTGGAACCTGCTCTTCCCCCAGGCGGTCAGCTCGATGCGGTTGATCCACGGCGGAGCGAGCCCCTTATATGGGGACTTCGCATTGGCCGGCGTGGTGGAGGTGTTCACCCGCGCGGATGCGGAGGGGACGGAGGCGTCGCTCGAGACCACGTCGTTCGGTGACGTCCAGGGGAGCGCTCTGGTGGGCCGTCGCCACGAGGACGGGGGGTTCCTGGTGGGAGGAAGCGTCCAACGGGAAGACGGCTGGCGCGCGAACATGGACTACCGGTTGGCGAACGCCTTGGCGCGTGGCTGGCGGGCGCTGGGTACGGGCCGCTTGGAGGGCGGGCTTTCTCTCTACGGGACCACCTGGAACTCTCCGGGATTCGTGACCGTCCCCGCCTATAACGCCGAGGACGTTCGCTCCGCCGTCGATCCCAGCGATGGTGGTGATTCGCGACGGATCATCCTCCACGGTCGCTGGTCCCGCCCCGTGGGGGGAGCGCGGGTGATGCAGGCCACGGCCTGGGCCCAGGCTTCGGACTACTCACTGTATCTCCACATTCCCGGCCACGATCACGGCGGAGACGCCGGGACTGTGCTGCAGTCGGGCGAGTTCGACGAGCGCGTGGGCGGCGGAGGACAGGTAGAGCTGGGTTGGACCGGTGCGAGGGGCGATCTGGTGGTGGGTGCGTCGGGCCGGGCGGAGTCGGTAGGGTACCGTCATGCGTCCACGGTCCAGCGGGCCATCGCCCTGACCGAGACGGACCTGGACGCCACGTACCGTACCGCCGCGCTTTACACGAGGTGGCGGCGCACGATCGCCCAGCGGCTGGGCGTGGACCTGGGGGCGCGCGTGGATCGCTTCACCCACACGTCGCGCTCCAACCTCGATGCCGCCGCCGCTCTGGAGTCCTCCACACGAGCGATCGTGAGTCCCAAGCTGGGGCTCCGCTGGGCCTGGACTCCGCAACTCACGTTGAAAGCGGGCAGCAGCCGGGGCTTCCGCAGCCCGGTGGGCATCATCGGCGACCCGGCTCGGGAGCCCTACATCGCCTGGTCCCATGAAGTGGGCGCCGAGCTGCGAGGAGACCGCTTCGACGCGGGTATGTCCCTCTTCCGCATCGACGTGAGCAACGAGCGGCTCCTCGACCCGGTGACCCTGGAGGTCACGGACTCGGGCGGCAGCACCCGGCAGGGGATCGAGGCACAGGTGGGCTGGAGCCTTTCCGAAGAGGTGCGGCTCGATCTGGGCGTGACGTTGAACGACGCCCACCTGCACGGCGGGTACGTCGATCCCCACGAGGACCACGGCCATGAGGAGGCGCCGGCCGACGGCCCCAACACCGGTGACGATCCGGTGCCGGGGGTCTCGCGCTATCTGATGCGCGCCGGTGCCCAACTGCCTCTGCCGTGGGGGCTGCCGATGCGCATGTCGTGGCGCTTGGTCGGACCGCACACGCCGGTGGGGGAGCCCGAGGTGGAGACGCGGGCCTACTCGCTGCTGGACGTCGGCACTGAGTGGGAGTGGCGCCCTGGCGTGACGTTGGAGATGGAACTCTCAAACGTGGCCGACGTGCGCTACGTGGAGCTCCGCTCCTCTGGCTTCGTGACCCCGGGCGCCCCGCGCAGCCTCAGCGCACGCGTGCGGGTTGGAACCCATTGA
- a CDS encoding di-heme enzyme yields MALTAALASAAFGACGGDETLGPLFAEPGPDVAFEWDLPEGFPAPRVPADNPMSAGKVELGRHLFYDTRLSGNQTQSCASCHEQARAFADPRSVALGSTGQAHPRNSMALGNVGYQPVLTWANPLLHDLAAQALVPMFGDDPVELGMSGREAELFARLRADTVYQRLFAASYPEDADPFTLAAITRAIASFQRTLISGNAPVDRARRGDATALSAEAQVGQALFFSERLECFHCHGGLFFTGTSDFEGKSSPEIEFHNTGLYNLDGNGAYPEPNTGLFNFTGRPEDMGRFKAPSLRNVELTAPYMHDGSIATLDEVIDHYAAGGRTISSGPYVGVGSANPHKSGFVNGFTLTPEERAGLKAYLRALTDEDFVSDPRFSDPWAARGGVGR; encoded by the coding sequence GTGGCCTTGACTGCGGCCCTCGCGTCCGCCGCCTTCGGAGCGTGCGGGGGCGACGAGACGCTGGGGCCGCTGTTCGCGGAGCCTGGTCCGGACGTTGCGTTCGAGTGGGATCTGCCGGAGGGGTTTCCGGCCCCGCGGGTGCCGGCGGACAATCCCATGTCCGCCGGCAAGGTCGAGCTGGGTCGCCACCTCTTCTACGACACACGCCTGTCCGGGAACCAGACCCAGAGCTGCGCGTCGTGCCACGAGCAGGCACGGGCGTTCGCCGATCCCCGCTCGGTAGCGCTCGGGTCCACTGGGCAGGCGCATCCACGGAATTCGATGGCACTGGGGAATGTCGGGTATCAGCCCGTACTCACCTGGGCCAATCCCCTGCTGCACGACCTGGCCGCCCAGGCCCTCGTGCCGATGTTCGGCGACGATCCGGTCGAGTTGGGGATGAGCGGGCGGGAGGCCGAGCTGTTCGCTCGATTGCGCGCCGACACCGTCTACCAACGGCTGTTTGCGGCCTCCTATCCGGAAGACGCGGATCCGTTCACACTGGCCGCGATCACGCGTGCGATCGCGTCGTTCCAACGGACGCTCATCTCGGGGAACGCGCCCGTGGATCGAGCCCGGCGCGGCGACGCCACTGCCCTATCCGCCGAGGCCCAGGTGGGACAGGCGCTGTTCTTCAGTGAGCGGCTGGAGTGCTTTCACTGCCATGGGGGACTGTTCTTCACGGGAACCTCGGATTTCGAGGGAAAGAGCTCGCCGGAGATCGAGTTCCACAACACTGGCCTCTACAACCTGGACGGCAACGGAGCCTACCCCGAGCCCAATACCGGGCTCTTCAACTTCACGGGGCGTCCCGAGGACATGGGACGCTTCAAGGCTCCTTCGCTGCGCAACGTCGAGCTGACCGCGCCCTACATGCACGACGGGAGCATCGCCACACTGGACGAGGTGATCGATCACTATGCGGCGGGCGGGCGCACGATCTCGTCCGGTCCCTACGTGGGGGTGGGAAGCGCCAACCCGCACAAGAGCGGCTTCGTCAACGGGTTCACGCTAACGCCGGAGGAGCGGGCGGGCCTCAAGGCGTATCTGCGGGCGCTCACGGATGAGGACTTCGTGAGCGATCCCCGGTTCTCGGATCCGTGGGCGGCGCGGGGAGGGGTGGGGCGATGA
- a CDS encoding metallo-mystery pair system four-Cys motif protein produces MMIRTRARLLPATLFAAFAVVAACSDEPSTPAGPIDVSLQFAAAVNGQSFNCGASFTNVGASQTTITPVDFRFYVHDVALLDSNGAAVPLTLEQDGLWQRENLALLDFENGSGPCVNGTAATNTTVRGEVPAGDYSGVRFTLGVPFSMNHQDQTTAQAPLDLTALFWSWNGGYKFARMDHTSAAQPDGWFVHLGSTGCSPAGTPTTPATACSNEHRLTVTFNGFDWTSNQVVADLGAILSQSDLTQNSAAKGCMSFPGDPECHAVLPALGLAYEGTAAQPQRLFSVR; encoded by the coding sequence ATGATGATCCGAACCCGGGCGCGCCTGCTCCCCGCCACGCTTTTCGCGGCCTTCGCCGTGGTAGCCGCATGCTCCGACGAGCCTTCCACTCCCGCCGGACCGATCGACGTTTCGCTGCAGTTCGCCGCGGCGGTCAACGGCCAATCGTTCAACTGCGGGGCCAGCTTTACCAACGTGGGTGCCTCCCAGACCACCATCACGCCCGTCGACTTCCGCTTCTACGTGCATGACGTGGCCCTGCTGGACAGCAACGGGGCAGCCGTGCCCCTCACCCTGGAGCAGGATGGACTCTGGCAGCGCGAGAACCTCGCTTTGCTGGACTTCGAGAACGGGAGCGGACCCTGCGTGAACGGCACGGCAGCCACCAACACCACTGTGCGCGGCGAGGTACCTGCCGGTGATTACAGCGGCGTGCGGTTCACGCTCGGCGTTCCTTTCTCCATGAACCACCAGGACCAGACCACAGCCCAGGCGCCCCTCGATCTGACCGCGCTGTTCTGGTCATGGAACGGCGGATACAAGTTCGCGCGCATGGATCACACCTCCGCGGCCCAGCCGGATGGCTGGTTCGTGCACCTGGGCAGCACCGGCTGCTCGCCAGCGGGGACACCCACCACCCCGGCGACGGCCTGCAGCAACGAGCATCGCCTCACGGTGACCTTCAACGGGTTCGACTGGACCAGCAACCAGGTCGTTGCTGACTTGGGCGCGATCCTGTCGCAGAGTGACCTGACCCAGAACAGCGCGGCCAAGGGGTGCATGTCCTTCCCCGGAGATCCGGAGTGCCATGCGGTTCTTCCTGCACTGGGACTCGCCTATGAGGGCACGGCGGCGCAGCCGCAGCGTCTGTTCAGTGTCCGCTAG
- a CDS encoding alpha/beta hydrolase-fold protein, protein MKLKTEWISDRLRQKVAVTRWGAVGTPLLVFPTAGGDAEEIERFLIIDTLADFLAEGRIKIYSCDSVAGRMMLGREGSPSDQMRALDLFQQFVRWELVPAIRADCQDPEIEVVATGASIGAFNALATVCRFPEVFRSALCMSGTYDLRRFLDGRPNENFYYASPLHYLPGLEGPILERLRSRFVLLASGEGKAEDIGESWRVADALGQKGVPNRVDSWGAEWDHDWPTWRNMLRRYVDELIPAVPSAGQA, encoded by the coding sequence ATGAAGCTCAAGACCGAGTGGATCTCAGACCGGCTGCGGCAGAAGGTCGCGGTGACGCGCTGGGGAGCGGTGGGCACGCCGCTGCTGGTGTTCCCGACCGCGGGTGGGGACGCGGAGGAGATCGAACGCTTTCTGATCATCGACACTTTGGCCGACTTCCTGGCCGAGGGCCGCATCAAGATCTACTCCTGCGACAGCGTGGCCGGCCGCATGATGCTGGGAAGGGAAGGGAGCCCGTCCGACCAGATGCGTGCGCTCGACCTGTTCCAGCAGTTCGTGCGCTGGGAACTGGTGCCCGCCATCCGCGCCGATTGTCAGGATCCCGAGATCGAGGTGGTTGCCACCGGCGCCTCGATCGGAGCGTTCAACGCCTTGGCCACGGTGTGCCGGTTTCCCGAGGTCTTTCGCTCGGCGCTCTGCATGAGCGGGACCTATGATCTTCGCCGTTTCCTCGACGGACGACCCAACGAGAATTTCTACTACGCCTCGCCGCTGCATTATCTGCCGGGCCTGGAGGGCCCCATCCTGGAGCGGCTCCGCTCCCGCTTCGTGCTGCTGGCCTCCGGCGAAGGCAAAGCGGAAGACATCGGGGAGTCCTGGCGCGTGGCCGACGCGTTGGGCCAGAAGGGGGTCCCCAACCGCGTGGACTCCTGGGGGGCCGAGTGGGACCACGATTGGCCCACCTGGCGCAACATGCTGCGCCGCTACGTGGACGAGCTGATCCCGGCGGTTCCTTCCGCCGGACAGGCGTAG
- a CDS encoding alpha/beta hydrolase-fold protein encodes MSRIAPIPGLAITGLVDAARHGRPDVDGFLAGREFPLVEGAYCTFVYRGAAEDVRLRHWIFGLPTSQPFARVPGSDLWFYTLELPAGSRVEYKLEVTEHGRTHLIRDPLNPNLAHDPFGANSVCQAQGYEVPEWTQLDPSAPAGTLEERRFLSHSLGGERAVTVYYPASFRRSRRYPLLVVHDGSDYVRFASLKVVLDNLIHRLEIPALIVALTDPGDRMAEYRADERQSRFIADELVPQLEADLPLIGTPEGRGLMGASLGAVATLSTAAAFPGVFSRLLLQSGSFAFSDIGEHDRGPVFDPIADFVNAYRADPQPVAEKVYMTCGIYESLIYENRSLVPVLQRSGMDVRWAEARDGHNWENWRDRLREGLSVLFPGPLWLVYE; translated from the coding sequence GTGAGCCGCATCGCTCCCATTCCCGGACTGGCCATCACCGGGCTGGTGGACGCGGCTCGCCATGGGCGTCCCGATGTGGACGGTTTCCTGGCAGGTCGGGAGTTCCCGCTGGTGGAGGGAGCCTACTGCACCTTCGTCTACCGGGGAGCGGCCGAGGACGTGCGCCTCCGCCACTGGATCTTCGGGCTGCCGACCTCGCAGCCGTTCGCACGGGTCCCAGGCAGCGACCTGTGGTTCTATACGTTGGAACTACCGGCCGGCTCGCGCGTCGAGTACAAGCTCGAGGTCACGGAGCACGGGCGCACGCATCTCATCCGCGATCCCCTCAACCCGAATCTGGCCCACGATCCGTTCGGAGCGAACTCCGTCTGCCAGGCGCAGGGCTACGAGGTGCCCGAGTGGACCCAATTGGACCCGTCCGCACCGGCGGGGACCTTGGAGGAGCGCCGCTTCCTCAGCCACTCCCTCGGCGGAGAGCGGGCGGTGACCGTGTACTATCCCGCCAGCTTTCGCCGTTCGCGGCGCTATCCCTTGTTGGTGGTGCACGACGGATCGGACTATGTGCGGTTCGCGTCGCTGAAGGTGGTGCTCGACAATCTCATCCACCGGCTCGAGATCCCCGCGCTGATCGTGGCGCTCACCGACCCTGGGGACCGTATGGCGGAATACCGCGCCGACGAGCGCCAGAGCCGTTTCATCGCCGATGAGCTGGTGCCACAGCTGGAGGCCGACCTGCCCTTGATCGGAACGCCGGAAGGCAGGGGCTTGATGGGCGCCAGCCTGGGTGCGGTGGCGACGCTCTCGACCGCGGCGGCGTTCCCGGGGGTATTCAGCCGTCTTCTGCTGCAATCCGGTTCCTTCGCCTTCTCGGACATCGGCGAGCACGACCGGGGGCCGGTGTTCGACCCCATCGCCGACTTCGTGAACGCCTACCGCGCGGATCCGCAGCCCGTGGCCGAGAAGGTGTACATGACCTGCGGAATCTACGAGTCGCTGATCTACGAGAACCGTTCGCTGGTTCCTGTTCTGCAGCGCAGCGGCATGGATGTCCGTTGGGCCGAGGCGCGGGACGGGCACAACTGGGAGAACTGGCGGGATCGTCTGCGCGAGGGCCTCTCGGTCCTCTTTCCTGGGCCCCTGTGGCTGGTCTATGAGTGA
- a CDS encoding ATPase gives MHVVFIEPSFPKNQREFVRALHAVGAMVTGVGESPKEALDDELRRWMIHYEQVPSVVDQGRLLQVVQWIQGRLPVDRLETTVEAHVLAAAQVREACGIPGTSVRTAWLCRDKPAMKEVLREGGVRCAASIGTTSADEVRAFAEEVGFPLILKPRAAAGASGTYRADDAEGLERVLEETGVGRGADVAVEEFIDGHEGFYDTITIGGSVAHEFITHYYPNVLEAMRTRWISPQFVTTNRVETAPAYQEILEMGRKVIRLLGIETSATHMEWFAGSKGLVFSEIGCRPPGVRAWDLYAAANDLDIYKEWAMAVTHGRTLSRASRRYAAGMIALRPERDGTIAGYDGLNEIERRFGEWILDVHLPPEGTPTQPVSAGYMANAWIRMRHPDYDELRSMLNTVGETVKVRAR, from the coding sequence ATGCACGTCGTCTTCATCGAACCCTCCTTCCCGAAGAACCAACGGGAATTCGTCCGCGCGCTCCATGCCGTGGGGGCGATGGTCACCGGTGTGGGCGAGTCTCCCAAAGAGGCGCTGGACGACGAGCTCCGGCGCTGGATGATCCACTACGAGCAGGTTCCCTCGGTCGTGGACCAGGGGCGCCTTCTGCAGGTCGTCCAATGGATCCAGGGGCGGCTCCCGGTGGACCGGCTGGAGACGACCGTGGAGGCACACGTGCTGGCTGCGGCACAGGTCCGCGAAGCGTGTGGGATCCCTGGGACCTCGGTGCGCACGGCTTGGTTGTGTCGGGACAAGCCCGCCATGAAGGAGGTGCTGCGCGAGGGTGGGGTCCGCTGTGCGGCCTCCATCGGGACGACCTCGGCGGACGAAGTGCGTGCCTTCGCCGAAGAGGTCGGGTTTCCCCTGATCCTCAAGCCCCGCGCCGCGGCGGGAGCATCCGGTACCTACCGCGCCGACGACGCCGAAGGCCTGGAGCGGGTGCTGGAGGAGACCGGGGTGGGGAGGGGCGCGGACGTGGCCGTGGAGGAGTTCATCGACGGACACGAAGGCTTCTACGACACGATCACGATCGGGGGCTCGGTCGCACACGAGTTCATCACCCACTACTACCCGAACGTGCTCGAAGCCATGCGCACGCGCTGGATCTCTCCGCAGTTCGTGACCACCAACCGCGTCGAGACCGCTCCGGCCTATCAGGAGATCCTGGAGATGGGGCGCAAGGTGATCCGGCTGTTGGGGATCGAAACCTCCGCCACACACATGGAGTGGTTCGCTGGCTCGAAGGGCCTGGTGTTCTCGGAGATCGGATGCCGTCCCCCCGGGGTGCGCGCCTGGGACCTCTACGCGGCTGCCAACGACCTCGACATCTACAAGGAGTGGGCGATGGCCGTGACGCACGGCCGTACGCTCAGTCGCGCTTCCAGGCGGTACGCCGCGGGCATGATCGCGCTCCGCCCGGAGCGGGACGGCACCATCGCCGGCTACGACGGACTGAACGAGATCGAGCGCCGATTCGGGGAGTGGATCCTCGATGTACACCTGCCGCCGGAGGGGACGCCCACGCAGCCCGTCTCCGCGGGATACATGGCCAATGCCTGGATCCGCATGCGTCATCCCGACTACGACGAGCTGCGCTCCATGTTGAACACGGTCGGGGAGACCGTGAAGGTGCGTGCGCGTTGA
- a CDS encoding ATP-grasp domain-containing protein: protein MRNVIFVAPFFAETTLRFLDAVAALPGVRTGLVSQDPLDRVPEGLRARLDAHYRVSDGLVASSILEGVDAIRGRWGSLDRVVGALEELQVPLAEIRDHLELPGMRAEAARNFRDKARMKEVLRAAGLPCARHGLAHTADQAREEARHLGFPLIVKPPAGSGARSTFRIETPTDLDACLRAMPPSPERPALLEEFVVGEEHSFDSVAVGGHIVWHSINHYLPSPLEVLREPWIQWSVLLPREVDDARYDGIRQVAGGALAALGMDTGMSHMEWFRRPDGSVAISEVGARPPGARFVNLISHAHDFDLFAAWARLVVFGQFQPPERKYAAGVAYLRAQGSGVRIARVRGLDRIQDAIGPIIREARLPQPGQKASGTYEGEGYILVRHPETQVVKDALSRIISQVRVEVEAA, encoded by the coding sequence ATGCGGAACGTCATCTTCGTAGCCCCCTTCTTCGCGGAGACCACTCTCCGCTTCCTGGACGCCGTCGCCGCCCTCCCGGGGGTGCGTACGGGGCTGGTTTCCCAGGATCCCCTGGACCGGGTCCCGGAGGGGCTGCGCGCGCGCCTGGACGCGCACTACCGGGTGAGCGATGGCCTCGTTGCCTCATCCATCCTCGAGGGGGTCGACGCCATCCGGGGACGTTGGGGCTCCCTGGACCGGGTGGTGGGGGCCCTGGAGGAGCTGCAGGTGCCGTTGGCCGAGATCCGCGATCACCTGGAGCTTCCGGGCATGCGGGCGGAGGCCGCGCGCAACTTCAGGGACAAGGCGCGCATGAAAGAGGTGCTGCGCGCGGCCGGACTGCCCTGCGCTCGCCACGGACTCGCCCACACCGCCGATCAGGCCCGCGAAGAGGCCCGCCACCTGGGGTTCCCTCTGATCGTCAAGCCACCGGCGGGGTCCGGGGCGCGCAGCACGTTCCGGATCGAGACACCCACCGACCTCGACGCCTGCCTGCGGGCGATGCCGCCCTCGCCCGAGAGACCCGCCCTACTGGAGGAGTTCGTGGTGGGCGAGGAGCACTCCTTCGACAGTGTCGCGGTCGGGGGCCACATCGTGTGGCATTCGATCAACCACTACCTGCCCTCGCCGTTGGAGGTGCTGCGCGAGCCCTGGATCCAATGGAGCGTGCTTCTTCCCCGCGAAGTCGACGACGCGCGCTACGACGGCATCCGCCAGGTGGCGGGAGGCGCGCTGGCCGCGCTCGGCATGGATACGGGGATGAGCCACATGGAGTGGTTCCGACGCCCCGACGGAAGCGTCGCCATCTCGGAGGTCGGTGCCCGCCCCCCCGGCGCCCGGTTCGTGAACCTGATCTCGCACGCGCACGACTTCGATCTGTTCGCCGCCTGGGCGCGGCTCGTGGTCTTCGGCCAGTTCCAGCCCCCCGAACGCAAGTACGCGGCCGGGGTCGCCTACCTGCGCGCCCAGGGCTCGGGCGTGCGCATCGCGCGGGTGCGAGGCCTCGACCGGATCCAGGACGCAATCGGGCCGATCATCCGCGAGGCTCGCCTGCCGCAACCAGGCCAGAAGGCCTCAGGCACCTACGAGGGCGAAGGCTACATCCTCGTCCGGCACCCGGAGACCCAGGTGGTCAAAGACGCGCTCTCCCGGATCATCTCCCAGGTCCGGGTCGAGGTGGAGGCCGCATGA
- a CDS encoding ATP-grasp domain-containing protein: MNVLMISPGFPNEMQFFTRGLARVGAQVIGLGDQSESALPENARASLAAYVQVRSFTDEAAVLDQVAEIARRARIDRVECLWEPYLILAARIREMLGLPGLTVEQTIPFRDKEIMKRVLDQAGIRTPHHFSATTIAEVRDAAERIGYPLIVKPIAGAGSEATYRVESDAELQRVLPALRSVTEVSVEEFIEGEDMTFDTVCVDGKIQHYNIGTYRPRALLMKENEWISPQTIALRDVEAPELEPGRIMGHAVLEALGFQTGYTHMEWYKTPSGEAIFGEIGARSPGAHLVDLINFASDTDTYTGWAEAIVHGRWTQPVERRYNAAWIFKRAVGQGRIQRYEGLEPLMAEIGQHVCVLDLNPIGQPRNDWRKVLKGDGMVILRHPDLETTLHMADMVGTRLQIVAG; encoded by the coding sequence ATGAACGTCCTCATGATCTCCCCGGGGTTCCCCAACGAGATGCAGTTCTTCACGCGCGGGCTGGCGCGTGTGGGCGCCCAGGTCATCGGTCTCGGGGACCAGTCCGAGTCCGCCCTGCCCGAGAACGCGCGCGCGAGTCTGGCGGCCTATGTGCAGGTCCGCTCGTTCACCGACGAGGCCGCGGTCCTGGATCAGGTGGCCGAGATCGCCCGCCGTGCCCGCATCGATCGGGTGGAGTGTCTCTGGGAACCGTACCTGATCCTCGCTGCACGCATCCGCGAGATGCTCGGACTGCCGGGGCTCACGGTCGAACAGACCATCCCTTTCCGCGACAAAGAGATCATGAAGCGCGTGCTGGACCAGGCCGGGATCCGCACGCCACACCATTTCTCGGCGACCACCATCGCCGAAGTGCGCGACGCAGCCGAGCGCATCGGCTACCCGCTCATCGTGAAGCCCATCGCCGGGGCCGGTTCGGAGGCCACCTACCGCGTCGAGTCGGACGCAGAGCTGCAACGGGTGCTGCCCGCGCTGCGGTCGGTGACGGAAGTGAGCGTGGAGGAGTTCATCGAAGGCGAGGACATGACCTTCGACACCGTGTGCGTGGACGGGAAGATCCAGCACTACAACATCGGTACCTACCGTCCACGCGCGCTCCTCATGAAGGAGAACGAGTGGATCAGCCCGCAAACGATCGCGCTTCGCGACGTGGAGGCCCCGGAGCTGGAGCCGGGGCGGATCATGGGTCATGCCGTGCTGGAGGCTCTGGGCTTTCAGACCGGGTATACGCACATGGAGTGGTACAAGACGCCCAGCGGCGAGGCGATCTTCGGGGAAATCGGCGCCCGCTCCCCCGGCGCCCACCTGGTGGACCTGATCAACTTCGCGTCCGATACCGACACCTATACCGGGTGGGCGGAAGCGATCGTGCACGGGCGCTGGACGCAGCCGGTCGAGCGTCGCTACAACGCGGCCTGGATCTTCAAGCGGGCGGTGGGCCAGGGACGCATCCAACGCTACGAGGGACTGGAGCCCCTCATGGCCGAGATCGGACAGCATGTCTGTGTGCTGGACCTCAACCCCATCGGTCAGCCGCGCAACGACTGGCGCAAGGTGCTCAAAGGCGACGGCATGGTGATCCTGCGCCATCCCGACCTGGAGACCACCCTTCACATGGCCGATATGGTGGGCACGCGGCTCCAGATCGTGGCGGGCTAG